The sequence GCCAAGCCCATCGGACCGATCTGCAACCTGCGTTGTGAGTATTGTTTTTACCTGGACAAGACGAGTCTATTCCCAACAACCAGATCTTATCGGATGAGCGAGGGGGTGCTGGAAGCCTTTGTGAGCCAATACATCGCATCTCAACCTGCGGGTGTCACGGAGGTGCAATTTATCTGGCAGGGCGGCGAGCCGACCTTGA comes from Candidatus Neomarinimicrobiota bacterium and encodes:
- a CDS encoding anaerobic sulfatase maturase gives rise to the protein MKPAPSSLPANRPAAAPFIAIAKPIGPICNLRCEYCFYLDKTSLFPTTRSYRMSEGVLEAFVSQYIASQPAGVTEVQFIWQGGEPTL